The Sulfurospirillum deleyianum DSM 6946 nucleotide sequence AGCCACAGGCGTTGCTCCGCTTCGCATTTTAAAAACGCACATTTTACCCTCCATTTTCGATGACATCGTGATGTTAGCCACGCTGGATGCGGGGTGGGTCATTATGAGTATTTCCGCACTCTCTTTTTTAGGACTAGGCGTGCAAGCGCCCACGCCTGAATGGGGCATGATGCTCAGTGAAGCCAAAAATGTAATGAGTGTTTACCCCTTGCAAATGCTCCCCTCAGGGGTGGCAATTTTGGTGGTGGTTTTAGCGTTTAATTTTTTAGGAGATAGCATTCGTGACGCACGAGATGACAGAAAAATATCTATATCATAATCAGGAATATCCATGTTACATGTAAAAACCATTTCGTATGAGAGAGTGACGCAAAAAACTTTTGCCAAAGCCAATGCGTTTATTTGGGAGCAGTGTGAGTTTCATTATGGTAATAAAATGATGCCAGAGCGTTATGAAGTGCTTAAAAAACGCATTGAAGTGGAGATGAGTCGTCCTGAGTGCTGTGCCATTTTTATCGCACTCAATGAAAAAGAGGAGGTCGTAGGCGTTATTGCGCTGAGTGATTATGACGATAGAATTGAGAGCATTCAAGGGCGTTATCGCACAAGGCAAACGGCGGAGATGAGTCGCTGTTACGTTCACGAAGCGTATCGACGCTGTGGCATTGGTGTACGCCTTTTTGAGCTTGCCACAACGTTTGCCAAAGAGAGGGGGTATGAGATGCTTTACTTGCATACTCACTACTTTTTGCCGGGTGGTTTTTTGTTTTGGAGCGCTATGGGGTTTGCCATCACCCTTGATGAAGGCGGCATATGGCAAACGGTGCATATGGAGCGTCTTGTCGAGCAAGAAGCACGCTCGTATGCCTAACTCTTTTTACATGTAACGCTAACGCAACAGGTCTAAGCTGGGTTTATACTCACTCGTTTGAATTTTAAAAAGAGCAAGAATGGTGTGAAAAAGATGGTCATGCGAAAGCGCCTCTTTGGCTTTTACATGTAACGCTTTTTCTTTCTTTTTGTCGCTAAAATAAAACAGAGCGGGGACATGCTTTTGATCACTGGGCGCTATCATGTAAGGAAGCCCATGGAGATAAATGCCGTTTTCGCCGAGCGATTCACCGTGATCTGAGGCGTAAATCAGCGCTGTTTCGTATTTGTCTTCATTCTTTTTTAAAAGTGCAATCGCTTGGTTAATCACATAATCGGTGTATAAAATGGTGTTATCATAGGTATTGACAATCTCTTCTTGCGTGCATTTTTCCAAATCTTGCGTATCGCAGGTTGGAGTAAATTTTTTAAACGCTTCTGGATAACGCTGAAAGTAGGTAGGTCCGTGGCTTCCCTCTTGATGCAAGACAATAAAGGTATCTTCATAGGTTTTATCCACATTCTCTTGAAAATCTTTGAGTAAAACCTCATCAAATTGAACCCCTTTATAGTAGAGGGCATCACTGACACGTTTGGCGATATTTTTATCTTGTCCTGAGTTGTTATCTCTCCAAATCACCCTCACCCCTGTTTTCATCAACACATCCACAAGGTTTTCGTACTGCTCTTTCTCGCTCTCCCACGCCTTGCGCTCAAACTTTGAGAACATGCACGGCAGTGAAATAGCCGTTGCCGTACCACAAGAGCTCATATTGGAGAGATAGACCACATCCTCTCTTTGCGCAAGCAAAGGGTTGGTTGGTTTTTCATAGCCTCCCAATGAAAAGTTTTTCGCCCGAGCCGTCTCTCCCACGACAAAGACAACCAGCTTTTTTTTCGCCTCACTCTGTTTCTTTGCATCATCTGCGATGGTTTGAAAGATGGGTTTTGGTTTTAAACTTGCATAAGCCAATTTCGATGCGGAAGCAATCGGGAAAAAGGGATTAAGATACATTTTGAGCTCTTTGTGATTTCTAAAAAAAGAGCTGTACGATTTGCTCACCGCCATATAAACGCCACCAATGAGCACAAAACTAACCAAGGCAACCAACGCTTTTTGGACAAACTCCACTTTATAGACTCTAAAATGAATACGCACACGAAAGAGCATCCAATAGGCACAAAAAAGCGCTAATCCAAGATAGAGTAAAAGCTTTGGCGTTACGAGTCCTAAGGCTTCATCCGTGTCGGTTTGAAGGACATTGATAAGCATATCTTTATCAATGACCGTACCAAATGAGTCGATAAAATAACTGCTTAAAAGGCTAATGACCACCAAAAGCGCTACTCCTATACGAAAGCTCATACGGTGGGTTAGGAGTAAGAGCACATTTAAAGCAAAAATATACAAAAGCACCATCACAAAAGGCGCACTCAAAGCAATCATGTAATTTTGCTCTAAAAGGGCAAAGTCATAAAGCTTTGAAAAAAATGTAATATTAAAAAGCGCACTGAGCGCAAGTGCTAATAAAAAAATAATTTTTTGGGTTTTAAAGTGAATAAGTATGGCACCCATAATGTAGAATCCTTTTTATCATTGATATAAAAAGAATTCTAAAGGATGAAAATGAATGCGAAATGAATTAGAATTGAACGCTTACAATGGTGCGTTTGTTCTCTTTTGAAAAATGAAGCGTGGCACGGTGCAGGTCTAAAATGTTTTTCACAATCGCCAAACCAAGACCACTCCCTTTGGCATACTCCTTACTTTTTTGCCCCCTATAAAAAGGCTCACACAACTGAGCTAACTCTTTAGTGTCAATCTCTATACCTTCATTTTCAATGCTAAAACGCTTTACATGTAAAGCGATATGCACATGAGAATTTTCAAACGCATACTTAATCGCATTGTCAATGAGGTTGGAAAAAACCATCTTCAATAACACCGCATTGCTTTGAAGGCTAAAAGGCTCTAACACATCTAACGTGAGGGTAATGCCTCGCTTTTGCGCAAAGGCTTTTTTCTCTTCGACACACTCCACTAAGACCTCATCCACATAGATATCTGAGAAATGTTTCATCAGCTCATTTCTCGTGTTACTAGAGAGAAACAGAATTTTCTCAATCACCTCATGCAAATGCGAGAGCTCATGGCTAATTTTTCTCAAAATCGCTTGATACTCCTCCCCACTTCGCTCTTTACGAAGTCCGACCTCAATTTCCCCTTGCATAATGGTCAAAGGCGTTTTAAGCTCATGCGAGGCGTTTTGCCCAAATTGTTTCACTTGTGTA carries:
- a CDS encoding phosphoethanolamine transferase, with translation MGAILIHFKTQKIIFLLALALSALFNITFFSKLYDFALLEQNYMIALSAPFVMVLLYIFALNVLLLLTHRMSFRIGVALLVVISLLSSYFIDSFGTVIDKDMLINVLQTDTDEALGLVTPKLLLYLGLALFCAYWMLFRVRIHFRVYKVEFVQKALVALVSFVLIGGVYMAVSKSYSSFFRNHKELKMYLNPFFPIASASKLAYASLKPKPIFQTIADDAKKQSEAKKKLVVFVVGETARAKNFSLGGYEKPTNPLLAQREDVVYLSNMSSCGTATAISLPCMFSKFERKAWESEKEQYENLVDVLMKTGVRVIWRDNNSGQDKNIAKRVSDALYYKGVQFDEVLLKDFQENVDKTYEDTFIVLHQEGSHGPTYFQRYPEAFKKFTPTCDTQDLEKCTQEEIVNTYDNTILYTDYVINQAIALLKKNEDKYETALIYASDHGESLGENGIYLHGLPYMIAPSDQKHVPALFYFSDKKKEKALHVKAKEALSHDHLFHTILALFKIQTSEYKPSLDLLR
- a CDS encoding GNAT family N-acetyltransferase, which produces MLHVKTISYERVTQKTFAKANAFIWEQCEFHYGNKMMPERYEVLKKRIEVEMSRPECCAIFIALNEKEEVVGVIALSDYDDRIESIQGRYRTRQTAEMSRCYVHEAYRRCGIGVRLFELATTFAKERGYEMLYLHTHYFLPGGFLFWSAMGFAITLDEGGIWQTVHMERLVEQEARSYA